The Acetivibrio saccincola genome window below encodes:
- a CDS encoding Lrp/AsnC family transcriptional regulator, which translates to MEEILEILENNSKATPEEIAAMTGKNLEEVKDAIKKFEKDNVILKYNTLINWEKTSKEVVTALIEVKVTPQMGEGFDKIAERIYKYPEVKDCYLMSGGFDLTVIVEGKSMKEVALFVAEKLAPLDSVLSTSTHFVLKKYKDKGTIFEKGPQDDREAIVL; encoded by the coding sequence GTGGAGGAAATTTTAGAAATATTAGAAAACAATAGTAAAGCAACTCCGGAAGAGATAGCTGCAATGACAGGTAAAAATTTAGAAGAGGTTAAAGATGCAATTAAAAAATTTGAAAAAGATAATGTAATATTAAAATATAATACATTGATTAATTGGGAAAAGACAAGCAAGGAAGTTGTTACCGCATTAATAGAGGTTAAGGTAACACCTCAGATGGGAGAAGGATTTGACAAAATTGCAGAAAGAATATATAAATATCCTGAGGTAAAGGACTGCTACCTTATGTCAGGAGGATTTGATTTAACGGTCATTGTTGAAGGGAAATCCATGAAGGAAGTTGCACTGTTTGTTGCAGAGAAGCTTGCACCTCTTGACTCAGTTTTAAGTACATCTACTCACTTTGTTTTGAAAAAATACAAAGATAAAGGAACTATTTTTGAAAAAGGTCCGCAAGATGACAGGGAGGCAATAGTACTATGA
- the trxA gene encoding thioredoxin: MKNGKVITLTRENFDEEVINSSDVVLVDFWAPWCGPCRAIGPIIDELAEEYDGKAKIAKLNVDDEGELAAKYKIMSIPTIIIFKNGEAVEKLLGARSKSDLSQLIDKHM; encoded by the coding sequence ATGAAAAATGGAAAAGTAATTACTCTTACAAGAGAAAATTTTGATGAAGAAGTGATCAATTCAAGTGATGTTGTACTGGTGGATTTTTGGGCTCCCTGGTGCGGGCCATGCAGGGCTATAGGTCCTATAATAGATGAATTAGCGGAGGAATATGATGGTAAAGCAAAAATAGCAAAACTAAATGTAGATGATGAGGGGGAACTGGCTGCTAAATATAAAATTATGAGTATTCCTACAATAATAATATTTAAAAATGGTGAGGCGGTAGAAAAACTACTTGGCGCAAGGTCCAAATCAGACCTGTCCCAGCTAATTGATAAGCATATGTAA
- a CDS encoding GerW family sporulation protein has protein sequence MIPKFDLNENISTILEKLEKFLTSKTVVGEPIEIGDTKLIPFISTSFGLGTGGGGGKDEKGNDGTGSGVGLGAKITPAAVLVIRKEDVQLIPIKKNSGIEKLVEMVPDILVKLDKGKKEKEEKF, from the coding sequence ATGATACCAAAATTTGACTTAAATGAAAATATCAGTACAATATTAGAAAAGCTAGAAAAATTTCTTACATCAAAGACAGTGGTGGGAGAACCTATAGAGATAGGAGATACCAAATTAATCCCATTTATATCAACTAGTTTTGGATTGGGAACAGGTGGTGGAGGTGGGAAAGATGAGAAAGGAAATGACGGGACCGGAAGCGGTGTCGGGCTGGGTGCTAAAATTACTCCGGCAGCTGTTTTGGTAATTAGAAAAGAGGATGTACAGCTAATACCTATTAAAAAGAATTCAGGTATAGAAAAGCTTGTGGAAATGGTACCGGATATTTTGGTAAAGTTGGATAAAGGAAAAAAAGAAAAAGAAGAAAAGTTTTAG
- a CDS encoding DUF2953 domain-containing protein: MWALTVLGYILLILLVILLLLLIVPVKYSFTGEKYESAFIKGKVSLLLGFVKLYYYNDFEKKNIAKITLLGFPVNISYKKKRKKKRRPKKDKSYNYLNKRFLKSSLKTIGKVILHIKPSKLEISGKIGFDDPYYTGLICAFRNIFYPKFKNAKINIDTVFEDEIFEGSFLIQGRVILFYVVYMVLRLYFLAPDKIKHKKMKFKEVANYDTKI; encoded by the coding sequence ATGTGGGCATTGACTGTTTTAGGATATATTCTTTTAATACTTCTAGTTATTTTATTATTACTTCTTATAGTTCCTGTAAAATATTCTTTTACAGGTGAAAAATATGAAAGTGCTTTTATAAAGGGGAAAGTGTCTTTATTATTAGGTTTTGTAAAGCTTTATTACTATAATGATTTTGAAAAAAAGAATATAGCAAAAATCACTCTTTTAGGTTTTCCGGTGAATATTTCTTATAAGAAGAAAAGAAAGAAGAAGAGACGCCCTAAGAAGGATAAAAGCTATAATTATTTAAATAAAAGGTTTTTAAAATCTTCGCTAAAAACCATTGGGAAGGTAATACTTCATATAAAGCCTAGTAAATTAGAAATATCAGGGAAAATAGGCTTTGATGATCCTTATTATACAGGTCTTATATGCGCTTTTAGAAATATTTTTTATCCAAAGTTTAAAAATGCAAAAATAAATATTGATACCGTGTTTGAAGATGAAATTTTTGAAGGAAGCTTCTTAATCCAGGGGCGGGTAATATTGTTCTATGTAGTATATATGGTTCTAAGGCTTTATTTCCTGGCACCTGATAAAATAAAACACAAAAAAATGAAATTTAAGGAGGTAGCGAATTATGATACCAAAATTTGA
- a CDS encoding zf-HC2 domain-containing protein — protein sequence MECKVDSYIIQEYLEKTIAPLEKVFFEEHLKKCKKCRLELTHLKLLFFEMENLKETEDIPKDVEYVRKDILDEIFKDSFEGFKIREFIKNQKEMVSLSTNFTNFLPGKKLVKKGFEKANICIKSASKKGVKFGLRYGLKLIQERI from the coding sequence TTGGAATGTAAAGTTGATTCATATATCATACAAGAATATTTAGAAAAAACTATAGCTCCATTGGAGAAAGTGTTTTTTGAAGAACACCTTAAAAAATGTAAAAAGTGCAGACTTGAGTTAACGCATCTAAAGCTTTTGTTTTTTGAAATGGAAAACTTAAAAGAAACAGAGGATATTCCTAAAGATGTAGAATATGTAAGAAAAGATATATTGGATGAAATCTTTAAAGATTCTTTTGAAGGCTTTAAAATAAGAGAGTTTATTAAAAATCAAAAAGAAATGGTAAGCCTTTCGACAAATTTTACCAACTTTCTGCCCGGCAAAAAACTTGTTAAAAAAGGATTTGAGAAAGCTAATATTTGTATTAAGTCAGCTTCTAAAAAAGGAGTTAAGTTTGGCTTGAGGTATGGGTTAAAATTAATTCAAGAGAGGATATAA
- a CDS encoding RNA polymerase sigma factor — MEASEKKIIKLCKENRREGFELLFKRFENYIYKICKSFTYSKEDALDIMQEVFLKIYKSFESFDAKKSLSPWVKRITVNTCINYKRDNNKRYGDVSINVSMDDEKNTFENVISDDINTEDMAIYTDTKKLLENLIRKLPEEVRMAIILKHIEGLSYEKIAKIMNCPEGTVKTYVFRGRKLLKEGLLKKGAWEV; from the coding sequence TTGGAGGCATCTGAGAAAAAAATTATAAAACTCTGTAAAGAGAACAGGAGAGAGGGGTTTGAACTTCTCTTTAAAAGATTTGAAAACTACATATATAAAATATGTAAAAGTTTTACATACTCAAAAGAGGATGCTTTAGATATTATGCAGGAGGTTTTTTTGAAGATTTATAAATCCTTTGAGTCCTTTGATGCCAAAAAATCATTATCTCCATGGGTGAAAAGAATTACTGTAAATACTTGTATTAATTATAAAAGGGACAACAATAAAAGATATGGTGATGTTTCAATTAATGTAAGTATGGATGATGAAAAGAATACTTTTGAAAATGTCATTTCAGATGACATTAATACAGAAGATATGGCAATTTATACAGATACTAAAAAACTTTTAGAAAATTTAATAAGAAAGCTGCCTGAAGAAGTAAGAATGGCTATAATTTTAAAGCATATAGAAGGCTTAAGTTACGAAAAAATTGCCAAAATCATGAATTGTCCTGAGGGCACTGTAAAGACATATGTATTTAGAGGGAGGAAACTGCTAAAAGAAGGCCTTTTAAAGAAAGGTGCATGGGAGGTATGA
- the thrC gene encoding threonine synthase translates to MYYKSTRGGLNSISSAEAIKMGIAPDGGLFVPERLVKFSLDQINSLVELDYRERAVYILKEYLTDYSYDEIVECVNNAYSSDKFENPEIAPVIKLNENVSILELWHGPTCAFKDMALQILPWFLIKAVRKTNDDSEIVILVATSGDTGKAALEGFKDVGGTKIIVFYPQDGVSEVQKMQMVTQEGGNVFVVGVEGNFDDAQSGVKAIFTNKSLIEKMEKSNYKFSSANSINWGRLVPQIVYYFSSYADLVKEGEIKTGDKVNFVVPTGNFGNILAAYYAKEMGLPVNKLICASNENNVLTEFINTRVYNKNRKFVKTISPSMDILISSNLERLLYELTGHDSDVLNKWMKELADEGVYSIDIATGRKITELFWAGYSNEEETLKTIECIYDEYKYVVDPHTAVAIDVYDKYVISTGDITKTVIASTASPFKFNESVAKAILGEDKIRGKSEFELLKVLSDECSLKIPKGLRDLDKKTTLHNNFCSKSAMMAEVEKILKI, encoded by the coding sequence ATGTACTATAAGAGTACAAGAGGGGGACTAAATTCAATATCGTCTGCAGAGGCGATAAAAATGGGGATTGCGCCAGACGGGGGATTATTTGTACCTGAAAGGTTGGTAAAGTTTTCTTTAGACCAGATTAATAGTTTAGTTGAATTGGATTATAGAGAGAGGGCTGTTTATATATTAAAAGAGTACTTAACGGATTACTCTTATGACGAGATTGTTGAATGCGTTAATAATGCGTATTCAAGTGATAAATTTGAAAATCCTGAGATAGCCCCGGTGATAAAACTCAATGAAAATGTGAGCATTTTAGAGCTGTGGCACGGTCCTACATGTGCATTTAAAGATATGGCACTTCAAATTTTGCCATGGTTTTTAATAAAGGCAGTCAGAAAGACCAATGATGACAGTGAGATAGTGATTTTAGTTGCTACATCCGGAGATACAGGTAAAGCTGCTTTAGAAGGGTTTAAGGATGTTGGCGGAACAAAAATAATTGTATTTTATCCTCAGGATGGCGTAAGTGAAGTACAAAAAATGCAGATGGTTACCCAGGAAGGTGGTAATGTATTTGTAGTTGGTGTTGAAGGTAATTTTGATGATGCACAAAGTGGTGTAAAAGCTATTTTTACAAATAAATCCCTTATAGAAAAAATGGAGAAAAGTAATTATAAGTTTTCTTCAGCAAATTCAATAAACTGGGGAAGACTGGTGCCTCAGATTGTATACTATTTTTCTTCTTATGCAGATCTTGTGAAAGAAGGAGAAATAAAAACAGGGGACAAAGTTAATTTTGTAGTGCCCACCGGAAATTTTGGAAACATACTTGCTGCATATTATGCAAAGGAAATGGGGCTTCCTGTGAACAAACTCATATGTGCATCAAATGAAAACAATGTTCTTACAGAATTTATAAATACGCGTGTATATAATAAAAACAGAAAATTTGTAAAAACAATATCTCCTTCAATGGATATATTGATTTCCAGCAATTTAGAAAGGCTATTGTATGAATTGACAGGACATGATTCTGATGTTTTAAACAAATGGATGAAAGAGCTTGCAGATGAAGGTGTTTACAGTATAGATATTGCAACCGGCAGAAAGATAACCGAATTATTTTGGGCAGGCTACTCAAATGAAGAGGAAACTTTAAAGACCATTGAATGTATATATGATGAATACAAATATGTTGTTGATCCCCATACTGCCGTTGCAATAGATGTATACGACAAATATGTGATTTCGACAGGGGATATTACCAAAACCGTCATTGCATCTACAGCAAGCCCTTTTAAATTTAATGAGAGTGTAGCAAAGGCAATTTTAGGCGAAGACAAAATAAGAGGAAAAAGTGAATTTGAGCTACTTAAAGTTTTGTCTGATGAATGTTCTTTAAAAATTCCTAAAGGGCTTAGGGATTTAGATAAAAAAACAACCCTTCACAATAATTTCTGCAGTAAATCTGCCATGATGGCTGAAGTGGAAAAGATTCTTAAAATATAA
- a CDS encoding tetratricopeptide repeat protein: protein MDINKELLNYPPLDLDKLLETNKDMPDNIKNSIVLYNKALEDFKAKSEDIAIIQLKKAISLNPEFHEAINLLGLVYIYAGDLENAAGAFKKVINKEKSCIKAIEYLKEIDPDYEIPFKNKDDTKGSRVKKKSKRQDSKIKEKKYISKDKSLDFENLKINDFVKTGAGFLIGAILTLVITLVIYPERESGGGVEKDENVPPQTISEDEIYEEKYHKLSEEYSVLSSQFEQLKKESEYYLNAYRLIEAENFLKEEKYVEAADNLVLIKNFEFNEKDSEKFNKLYQEVVDKAAWIAFKEGRDFLEAKIYKDALEKFHKVELYVDDWEHLHYTFFYMGVCYENLNDTQKALEYYKKAVEKYPGSHGANLSQDRIREIENTF, encoded by the coding sequence GTGGATATTAATAAAGAACTTTTAAACTATCCTCCGTTGGATTTGGATAAACTGTTGGAAACCAACAAAGACATGCCTGATAATATCAAAAATTCCATTGTTCTTTATAATAAGGCTTTGGAGGATTTTAAAGCTAAAAGTGAAGATATTGCAATAATACAGCTTAAAAAAGCCATTTCATTAAACCCTGAATTTCATGAAGCAATAAACCTTTTAGGACTTGTTTATATTTATGCAGGAGATTTAGAAAATGCCGCTGGTGCATTTAAAAAAGTAATAAACAAAGAAAAAAGCTGTATAAAGGCCATTGAGTATTTAAAAGAAATTGACCCGGATTATGAAATTCCATTTAAAAACAAAGACGACACTAAAGGCAGCAGAGTAAAAAAGAAAAGTAAGAGGCAAGATAGCAAAATTAAAGAGAAAAAATACATTTCTAAAGATAAATCACTTGATTTCGAAAATTTAAAAATAAATGATTTTGTTAAAACCGGAGCAGGATTTTTAATTGGAGCTATTTTAACCCTTGTAATAACCCTGGTCATTTATCCTGAGAGGGAAAGCGGCGGCGGGGTTGAAAAAGATGAAAATGTGCCACCTCAAACAATCAGTGAAGATGAAATATACGAAGAAAAATACCATAAGTTAAGTGAAGAATACTCTGTTTTAAGCAGCCAGTTTGAACAACTGAAAAAAGAAAGTGAATACTATTTAAATGCCTACAGGCTGATTGAGGCAGAGAATTTTTTAAAAGAGGAGAAATATGTGGAAGCTGCTGATAATCTTGTCCTTATAAAAAATTTTGAATTTAATGAAAAGGACAGTGAAAAATTTAATAAACTGTACCAAGAAGTTGTTGACAAGGCAGCATGGATTGCATTTAAAGAGGGACGGGATTTTCTAGAGGCTAAAATATACAAAGATGCTTTAGAAAAGTTTCACAAAGTAGAATTATATGTGGATGACTGGGAACACCTTCACTACACTTTCTTTTACATGGGCGTCTGCTATGAAAATCTAAATGATACTCAAAAAGCATTAGAATATTATAAAAAGGCTGTTGAAAAATATCCTGGAAGTCATGGGGCAAATCTTTCACAAGACAGGATAAGGGAAATAGAGAATACTTTTTAG
- a CDS encoding bifunctional folylpolyglutamate synthase/dihydrofolate synthase yields the protein MDYQEAVNYVNERALLGINLGLDRIKTLLDLMGNPQEKLKCIHVAGTNGKGSVIAMISSILNEAGYNVGGFISPYIESIEDSILVNGKKISKEDFVKSLQYVKEKARLMGKDGYFLTEFEILTATGFWYFYNINCDIVLLEVGLGGRLDSTNVIESPLVSVISNIDYDHTGQLGNTLTEIAYEKAGIIKKDSLVVLYPQKEEVEKVIEEVCKKNNAFLIKTDFSKINVKKSSIEGQEFDFGKRKSIKINLLGKHQINNAALVIDTIDALIKKGYSISENAIKRGLFLAKWPGRLEVLKKNPLFIIDGAHNLSGAKVLKENLETYFPHKKIIFITGIFKDKDYVSMIKECSYIASKFIIINLESKRGLDAEELAKIAKRYCNNVVISDTIERAVRTGINDASADDVVCAFGSLSFVGTMRRMFKT from the coding sequence ATGGATTACCAGGAAGCTGTTAATTATGTGAATGAAAGGGCGCTGCTGGGCATTAATCTTGGACTTGATAGGATAAAAACTTTACTGGATTTAATGGGGAATCCTCAAGAAAAACTAAAATGCATACATGTTGCAGGTACAAATGGGAAAGGTTCCGTTATAGCCATGATAAGCAGCATATTAAATGAAGCAGGATACAATGTGGGGGGATTTATTTCTCCCTACATTGAAAGTATAGAGGACTCTATTTTGGTAAATGGCAAAAAAATTTCAAAGGAGGATTTTGTAAAAAGCCTTCAGTATGTAAAAGAAAAAGCCCGGTTAATGGGTAAAGATGGTTATTTTCTTACAGAGTTTGAAATACTTACTGCCACTGGATTTTGGTATTTTTATAATATAAATTGTGATATTGTTCTTTTAGAAGTTGGCCTTGGAGGCCGCCTTGATTCCACCAACGTCATAGAAAGTCCTTTAGTATCGGTAATATCTAATATTGACTATGACCATACTGGACAATTAGGAAACACTTTGACTGAAATTGCTTACGAAAAAGCAGGTATTATAAAAAAAGACTCTTTAGTGGTATTATATCCCCAAAAAGAAGAAGTGGAAAAAGTTATTGAAGAAGTTTGCAAAAAAAATAATGCCTTTTTAATAAAAACTGATTTTAGTAAAATAAATGTTAAAAAATCTTCTATAGAGGGTCAGGAATTTGACTTTGGAAAGAGAAAGTCCATTAAAATAAATTTATTAGGCAAACATCAGATAAATAATGCTGCATTGGTCATAGATACCATAGATGCACTTATAAAAAAAGGCTACAGTATAAGTGAAAATGCTATAAAAAGAGGGCTTTTTCTGGCTAAATGGCCTGGAAGACTGGAAGTTTTGAAAAAAAACCCTTTATTTATTATAGACGGAGCCCATAATCTAAGTGGGGCTAAGGTTTTGAAGGAAAATTTAGAAACATATTTTCCTCATAAAAAAATTATATTTATTACAGGGATTTTTAAAGATAAAGATTATGTTTCAATGATAAAAGAATGTTCTTATATAGCTTCTAAATTTATAATTATAAACTTAGAGAGTAAAAGAGGGCTTGATGCGGAAGAATTAGCAAAAATAGCAAAGCGCTATTGTAATAATGTAGTAATTAGTGATACAATAGAAAGGGCAGTTAGGACGGGTATCAATGATGCATCAGCAGACGATGTTGTCTGCGCCTTTGGTTCCTTAAGTTTTGTTGGAACCATGAGAAGAATGTTTAAAACATAA
- the secA gene encoding preprotein translocase subunit SecA has translation MLKIIEKIIGSYSDRELKRIMPIVEKIESLEEKMQAMSDDELKAMTPHFKKRLKEGETLDDILPEAFAVVREASKRVLGMRHFKVQLIGGIVLHQGRIAEMKTGEGKTLVATLPVYLNALEGKGVHVVTVNDYLAKRDSEWMGKVYNFLGLSVGLIIHGLDNATRRKAYACDITYGTNNEFGFDYLRDNMVIHKEDMVQRELNYAIVDEVDSILVDEARTPLIISGAGDKSTELYTMADTFVRRLKAKVFKETDDKQHMDDIEADYIVDEKANTATLTNDGIKKAEEFFGVENLSDPDNMAISHHVNQALRAHGLMHRDRDYVVKDGQVIIVDEFTGRLMYGRRYSNGLHQAIEAKEGVKVERESKTLATITFQNYFRMYKKLAGMTGTAQTEEQEFRSIYNLDVIVIPTNLPVARVDMPDCVYKTERGKFNAVIDDVVECHKRGQPVLIGTISIEKSEILSLMLKRRGIPHQVLNAKYHEKEAAIIAQAGKLGAVTIATNMAGRGTDIVLGGNPEYMAKQEMKKMGYGDNLINEATGFNDTNDEEILEARKVFRKLYDDFKKVTSAEREKVIEAGGLYIIGTERHESRRIDNQLRGRAGRQGDPGMSRFYISLEDDLMRLFGSDRLTKVVDTLGLEEDQAIENKMLTNAIENAQKRVEGKNFSIRKNVLQYDDVMNKQREVIYAQRREVLDGKNIKDNFIKMMKEIADRMVTLYCSESPYPDSWDWQGLRTYAEKPYLYEGALEFSKEELENMTQESLKEKIIKIMVEKYEEKEKEIGSELMRELERVILLKVVDQKWMDHIDAMDQLQQGIRLRAFGQKDPVIEYKFEGYEMFEEMVRNIQEDAVKVILNTRVDKNRVPERQRVAQPISASHGDQGRQPVVRSSKKVGRNENCPCGSGKKYKKCCGMN, from the coding sequence ATGTTAAAGATAATTGAAAAAATTATAGGAAGTTATAGTGATAGAGAGCTAAAAAGAATAATGCCTATTGTTGAAAAAATAGAAAGTTTAGAGGAAAAAATGCAGGCTATGAGTGATGATGAGCTAAAAGCAATGACTCCTCATTTTAAAAAGAGACTTAAAGAAGGCGAAACATTAGATGATATTTTGCCGGAAGCTTTTGCGGTGGTAAGGGAAGCTTCAAAAAGGGTATTGGGAATGAGGCATTTTAAAGTTCAATTGATAGGCGGCATTGTTCTTCACCAGGGAAGAATTGCAGAGATGAAAACAGGAGAGGGTAAAACATTGGTTGCAACCCTTCCGGTTTATCTCAATGCTCTTGAAGGAAAAGGCGTTCATGTGGTTACTGTAAACGATTATCTTGCAAAGCGTGACAGTGAGTGGATGGGAAAGGTATACAATTTTTTAGGACTTAGTGTGGGACTTATTATTCACGGTCTTGACAATGCAACAAGAAGAAAGGCTTATGCATGTGATATAACTTATGGGACAAATAATGAGTTTGGATTTGACTACCTAAGGGATAATATGGTGATTCACAAAGAAGATATGGTTCAAAGGGAGCTAAACTATGCAATAGTTGACGAGGTTGACAGTATTTTAGTGGATGAGGCAAGAACCCCCCTTATTATATCAGGTGCAGGGGATAAATCTACAGAACTCTACACTATGGCGGATACCTTTGTAAGAAGGCTTAAAGCAAAGGTATTTAAAGAAACAGATGATAAACAGCATATGGATGATATTGAAGCAGATTATATTGTGGATGAAAAGGCTAACACAGCTACACTTACAAATGATGGAATAAAAAAAGCAGAAGAGTTTTTTGGAGTGGAAAATTTATCTGACCCTGACAACATGGCTATATCCCATCACGTAAACCAAGCCTTAAGGGCACACGGGCTTATGCACAGGGACAGGGACTATGTTGTAAAGGATGGTCAGGTAATTATTGTTGATGAATTTACCGGGCGTTTGATGTATGGAAGGCGCTACAGCAATGGACTTCACCAGGCAATTGAGGCAAAAGAAGGGGTGAAGGTGGAAAGAGAGAGCAAAACACTTGCTACCATTACATTCCAGAACTATTTTAGAATGTATAAAAAGCTGGCAGGTATGACGGGAACAGCACAGACAGAAGAGCAGGAATTTAGAAGCATTTATAACCTAGATGTAATAGTTATTCCGACAAACCTTCCGGTTGCCAGGGTAGATATGCCTGACTGTGTTTATAAAACTGAGAGAGGTAAGTTTAATGCAGTTATAGATGATGTAGTTGAATGCCATAAAAGAGGTCAGCCTGTACTAATTGGTACAATATCCATTGAAAAGTCAGAAATTTTAAGCCTCATGCTTAAAAGAAGAGGAATACCCCATCAAGTTTTGAATGCAAAATACCATGAAAAAGAGGCTGCCATAATTGCACAGGCAGGTAAATTAGGAGCAGTTACAATTGCCACCAACATGGCGGGGCGTGGTACTGACATTGTTCTTGGTGGTAATCCGGAATATATGGCAAAGCAGGAAATGAAAAAAATGGGCTATGGCGACAATTTAATTAATGAGGCCACCGGATTTAACGACACTAATGATGAAGAAATACTTGAAGCAAGGAAAGTTTTTAGAAAATTATACGATGATTTCAAAAAAGTAACAAGTGCTGAACGTGAAAAGGTGATAGAAGCCGGCGGGCTTTATATAATTGGTACAGAAAGGCATGAGTCAAGACGTATAGATAACCAGCTGAGGGGACGTGCAGGACGTCAGGGTGACCCTGGGATGTCAAGATTTTATATTTCCTTAGAAGATGACTTAATGAGGCTTTTTGGCTCAGACAGGTTAACTAAGGTTGTTGATACCCTTGGGCTTGAAGAGGATCAGGCCATTGAAAACAAAATGCTTACTAATGCCATTGAAAATGCTCAAAAGAGAGTGGAAGGGAAGAACTTCTCAATTAGAAAAAATGTACTTCAATATGACGATGTTATGAACAAGCAAAGGGAAGTTATTTATGCCCAGAGAAGAGAAGTTTTAGACGGCAAAAATATTAAAGACAATTTTATTAAAATGATGAAAGAAATTGCCGATAGAATGGTTACACTGTACTGCAGCGAAAGCCCATACCCTGATTCCTGGGATTGGCAGGGATTAAGGACGTATGCAGAAAAACCTTACCTTTATGAAGGTGCCCTTGAATTTAGCAAAGAAGAACTGGAGAATATGACCCAGGAAAGCCTTAAAGAAAAAATAATTAAAATAATGGTTGAAAAATATGAGGAAAAAGAAAAAGAAATTGGTTCTGAGCTTATGAGGGAACTGGAAAGGGTAATTCTATTAAAGGTTGTTGACCAAAAATGGATGGATCACATAGATGCAATGGACCAGTTGCAGCAGGGTATCAGGCTTAGGGCATTTGGTCAAAAGGACCCTGTAATTGAGTACAAATTTGAAGGATATGAAATGTTTGAAGAGATGGTAAGAAACATCCAGGAAGATGCCGTGAAAGTTATTTTAAATACCCGGGTTGATAAAAACCGTGTGCCGGAACGTCAAAGGGTTGCCCAGCCAATATCTGCATCCCATGGAGATCAGGGAAGGCAGCCGGTTGTAAGAAGCAGTAAAAAAGTAGGAAGGAATGAAAACTGTCCTTGTGGAAGCGGCAAAAAGTACAAAAAGTGCTGCGGAATGAACTAG
- a CDS encoding DUF5317 domain-containing protein: protein MLYLLVILLAIILGVLFGTFKRKKLDISYIRLEKVWLAFLAFGIQTITRIFSMKGVSFLVKYSWLTQGVVFVLLFVALWYNRKHLGLWIIALGASLNALVMMVNGGRMPVSLEKLVKVDMPEFIELIKSGADNKHVVMSEATKLNFLADIFYLPGFLGKGAYVLSIGDYIVAAGLFIFVFGMVSGSYKKHEEVKI, encoded by the coding sequence ATGCTGTATTTGCTAGTCATACTTTTGGCAATTATCCTTGGGGTGCTTTTTGGGACTTTTAAAAGAAAAAAGTTAGATATATCATATATTAGGCTGGAAAAAGTGTGGCTGGCATTTCTTGCCTTTGGAATACAGACCATTACAAGGATTTTTTCAATGAAAGGGGTTTCTTTTCTTGTAAAATACAGCTGGCTGACCCAGGGGGTAGTTTTTGTACTGCTGTTTGTTGCCTTGTGGTATAACAGAAAGCATTTGGGCTTATGGATAATAGCATTGGGCGCTTCGCTGAATGCATTGGTTATGATGGTAAATGGGGGAAGAATGCCGGTATCTTTGGAAAAATTGGTAAAGGTGGATATGCCGGAATTTATAGAATTAATAAAAAGCGGTGCAGATAATAAACATGTTGTTATGAGTGAAGCAACAAAGCTGAATTTTTTGGCAGATATATTTTATTTACCCGGGTTTTTAGGTAAAGGGGCGTATGTGCTTAGCATCGGTGATTATATTGTAGCGGCGGGTCTTTTTATATTTGTATTTGGAATGGTTAGCGGTTCATATAAAAAACATGAAGAGGTAAAAATTTAA
- a CDS encoding YerC/YecD family TrpR-related protein, translating into MNKKIKDEMTDRLFEAILLLKNIDECYSFFEDICTISEIKAMAQRLEVAKMLREGKTYSDISEKTGASTATISRVNKALIYGADGYKLILDRLDKE; encoded by the coding sequence ATGAATAAGAAAATAAAAGATGAAATGACTGACAGGCTGTTTGAAGCAATATTACTCCTTAAAAACATAGATGAATGTTATAGCTTTTTTGAAGATATTTGCACTATATCCGAGATAAAGGCAATGGCACAGAGGCTTGAAGTCGCAAAAATGCTAAGGGAAGGGAAGACATATAGCGATATAAGTGAAAAAACCGGAGCAAGTACAGCGACAATAAGCAGGGTGAACAAGGCCTTGATTTATGGTGCCGATGGATATAAACTCATTTTAGACAGATTGGATAAAGAATAA